The genomic stretch ttattaatctcagttcatattaatttcaacatttactaatactgtacattattaaaatccagTTTTATCCAGGTAGTTTTATttgctaacatgaactaacaataaacttAACAATTAACAGTtgtgcatttattaattaatgatgTTAACAAAGACTAAtacatattgtaataaatatattacttaatgcattaagtaatattaactgataaaccttattgtaaacgTAACGGTAACACCTTAcagtaaggtgtcatttgttaacattagttaatgtattaactaacatgaccgaacaatgaacaatacatttattacactgtttattaatctttgttaatgttagttaataaaatacagtcattcattgttggttcatgttagttcacagtgcattaactgatgtttaaaaaacacaacttgtgattttattaatgcatttgtaaatgctgaaattaacatgaactaggattaataaatgctgtagaactATTGttcagttcatgttaactaatgaacctaaTTGTAAAGTATTTccaaattaacattatatagtAAACTGTATTGATGAAAGTACCAACTGTGACCAGTCTATTGTCGGAATTGAACAGCTGTACATGTTGGAACTATTTTAGGGTAAAAGAAGGAAATGACACACCAAAGGATAAAACTAGTCTGGCATGGCAGGGAGAGATAAGTTTAGTGTATAAAGAAAAAAGACTAAAtgtgtcacattttattttaactgtcaaaagtttgttatatttgtttgttagtttttatagtttttatattgtgTAAACAGACATTTTATTCTAATccaatatttaatcaaattttgtacagtttatcaagttatttatttatttttgcagttttcacAGAGCAGACCTTTATTTCGGGCAGAAATGTGACTTTACAGTGTGGCAATgtcactgatgtcaaatggaaagaattaatttatattgTCTGGAACATCAGCCTGCAAGGCAGGAAATGCTGGCTTGGTTTGTCACCCAAGCTGGACAACACATGTAATGATGGAAAGAGGCTGTACAACACCTCAGATGGAGTTTCCTTATTCATTCCCAAGATTTCAATAGAAGATGAAGGATTTTACTCTTGTGATGTATCATATAAAGGAGGAAGCTATGCTGTAAATGTGACTGTAAATGGTGAGTACAAACACAATTTATTGTAAAACTATtgcaaaaacttaaaatgtttacattaacaTCACAGGTTATGTATAATCTGATGTTATCTAGTTTCATTCAGTGATAAACTAATTATATCTCTCATTGTTCCACTGTAGTCATGAGCTACTGATGCCTTAAATACATtgtgcacgcacacacacacacacacacacacacacgcatgaaTAGCTTTTTGAACTGATATCAtactgattaattaaattaaagttctTTGTTTTTAGTTAACCAACTTACCACAAGGCTGGAAAGTGAAAACAGTCTAAGGATTGCTATCTGTAGTTCCACATCTAAAAAGACAGAACCCACTCTTCATTGGGAACCTGCCTTAAACTATTCCTCCAATAACAGTTCTGTCAAGAATGGCACATCTTTTATAGTGGTTAATCGATTATATCTGCCGAATGAGGTCAACATCAGTGAGCTCACCTGTGTGGCCACATACAAATCTGAGTCCGGCTCTGTGCAGCAGAATAGCACACTTCATCTCACAACAGGTTAGTACACTGAGTTGACAATTAATTTCATAAGTGGATCAGTAGTAATTTTTATGTCCTATTGAGATggatttttagaaatcaaaTTTCTAAAATcagattttgcttttttttttttgaccataGCTGTCATTTATTTTAGCTGCTTTTCTAATGCATTTAATGTATAGATATTCACCTGT from Labeo rohita strain BAU-BD-2019 chromosome 9, IGBB_LRoh.1.0, whole genome shotgun sequence encodes the following:
- the si:ch211-214p13.9 gene encoding cell surface glycoprotein CD200 receptor 1 isoform X2, producing MANSWTLTVIVLLSVFMARSQTRGDQDTVSHQNQASVIEKLTVFTEQTFISGRNVTLQCGNVTDVKWKELIYIVWNISLQGRKCWLGLSPKLDNTCNDGKRLYNTSDGVSLFIPKISIEDEGFYSCDVSYKGGSYAVNVTVNVNQLTTRLESENSLRIAICSSTSKKTEPTLHWEPALNYSSNNSSVKNGTSFIVVNRLYLPNEVNISELTCVATYKSESGSVQQNSTLHLTTGPKDIKPSFLLETIAITVGSVCFILVSLAMVYILRRKLYDLSALKMLCCKSKISTTPEDKPPQPADVEEVEPYASYIQRVNSIYNSSAELFNA
- the si:ch211-214p13.9 gene encoding cell surface glycoprotein CD200 receptor 1-A isoform X1; the protein is MANSWTLTVIVLLSVFMARSQTRGDQDTVSHQNQASVIEKLTVFTEQTFISGRNVTLQCGNVTDVKWKELIYIVWNISLQGRKCWLGLSPKLDNTCNDGKRLYNTSDGVSLFIPKISIEDEGFYSCDVSYKGGSYAVNVTVNVNQLTTRLESENSLRIAICSSTSKKTEPTLHWEPALNYSSNNSSVKNGTSFIVVNRLYLPNEVNISELTCVATYKSESGSVQQNSTLHLTTGPKDIKPSFLLETIAITVGSVCFILVSLAMVYILRRKLYDLSALKMLCCKSKISTTPEDKPPQHMSVCTKPADVEEVEPYASYIQRVNSIYNSSAELFNA
- the si:ch211-214p13.9 gene encoding cell surface glycoprotein CD200 receptor 1-A isoform X3, which translates into the protein MANSWTLTVIVLLSVFMARSQTRVFTEQTFISGRNVTLQCGNVTDVKWKELIYIVWNISLQGRKCWLGLSPKLDNTCNDGKRLYNTSDGVSLFIPKISIEDEGFYSCDVSYKGGSYAVNVTVNVNQLTTRLESENSLRIAICSSTSKKTEPTLHWEPALNYSSNNSSVKNGTSFIVVNRLYLPNEVNISELTCVATYKSESGSVQQNSTLHLTTGPKDIKPSFLLETIAITVGSVCFILVSLAMVYILRRKLYDLSALKMLCCKSKISTTPEDKPPQHMSVCTKPADVEEVEPYASYIQRVNSIYNSSAELFNA